A window of Streptomyces armeniacus contains these coding sequences:
- a CDS encoding serine/threonine-protein kinase has product MAGIGIRRLSDEDPQRLGDYRLVWRLTSGGMGRIYLARPVSGGGSSPLVAVKTLLAEGVVSRTDRERFAREVELARRIDSAYTARVLDADAQAALPWMAIEYVAAPALADLVRDAGALAEWAVPTIAAGTVQALLALHDKGVIHRDVKPQNILLPLTGPLLIDFGISHAVDLTRTSLTLGTIAFTSPEQARGEQSTAASDVFSLGATLFYLAVGRVPYPEVGGPMPLLALVQAGNVDLAGLPRELAPLIRPCLAADPGDRPKPDELLERAQEARDRGAVPGRRWLPVEWTAVIEAYEAHGRALNADRNAASDGRTRPMPPPAPTLVQPGERTARREREAEAREERRRRDEELRRMAEAAARARNQRTRNQRAGNQQARNQRTRNGQTRTGSSSSATPPRTTTPSTPSTPSTPSRPSGGGSSSGGGWAAIAVLLALALFAWQPWEGDETGGSSGSTSVGASSSTSGGTSGDSDTTSGTDSLTSSGGSGDSGTDSSVGGTSSSGGTSSSGTSGDEDGDDDREPAPDPTAEAFKDVSSGDCLTVYDTGRGGGSIDWSADVPPDPVSCGSNRAHVQVTSVTSGSCPNDVDKARWSYSSGGERTSLCLQRIYHRGYCLLGTTSGDRIRLSGMTLIDCRSSTVPAGFDRIMHVTGVYRATAGSGSSNCGTPAPGQNRYRSYTVNNGRTLLCTRVFSD; this is encoded by the coding sequence ATGGCGGGCATCGGGATACGGCGGCTCAGTGACGAGGATCCGCAGCGGCTGGGCGACTACCGCCTGGTGTGGCGGCTCACCTCCGGCGGCATGGGCCGGATCTACCTCGCGCGCCCCGTCTCGGGCGGCGGCAGTTCCCCGCTCGTCGCCGTCAAAACGCTCCTCGCGGAGGGCGTCGTCAGCCGCACCGACCGGGAGCGGTTCGCCCGCGAGGTGGAGCTGGCCCGGCGGATCGACAGCGCGTACACCGCCCGCGTACTCGACGCGGACGCGCAGGCCGCGCTCCCCTGGATGGCCATCGAGTACGTGGCGGCGCCCGCGCTCGCCGACCTCGTACGTGACGCCGGCGCGCTGGCGGAGTGGGCGGTGCCCACGATCGCGGCGGGCACCGTACAGGCGCTGCTGGCGCTCCACGACAAGGGCGTCATCCACCGGGACGTGAAGCCGCAGAACATCCTGCTGCCGCTGACCGGCCCGCTCCTCATCGACTTCGGCATATCGCACGCCGTCGACCTCACGCGTACGTCGCTCACGCTGGGCACGATCGCGTTCACCTCGCCGGAGCAGGCGCGCGGCGAGCAGTCGACGGCGGCCTCCGACGTGTTCTCGCTGGGCGCGACGCTGTTCTACCTCGCCGTCGGCCGCGTGCCGTACCCGGAGGTCGGCGGCCCGATGCCGCTGCTGGCCCTCGTACAGGCCGGCAATGTCGATCTGGCGGGCCTGCCGCGGGAGCTGGCCCCGCTGATCCGCCCCTGCCTCGCCGCCGACCCCGGCGACCGGCCCAAGCCCGACGAGCTGCTGGAACGCGCCCAGGAGGCACGCGACCGCGGCGCCGTGCCGGGGCGGCGCTGGCTGCCGGTGGAGTGGACGGCGGTGATTGAGGCGTACGAGGCGCACGGGCGCGCGCTGAATGCCGACCGGAACGCCGCCTCCGACGGCCGTACGCGTCCCATGCCGCCGCCCGCACCCACGCTCGTACAGCCCGGCGAGCGCACCGCACGGCGGGAGCGGGAGGCGGAGGCGCGGGAGGAACGGCGGCGCAGAGACGAGGAGTTGCGCCGTATGGCGGAGGCCGCGGCGCGGGCACGGAACCAGCGGACGCGGAACCAGCGGGCAGGCAACCAGCAGGCACGTAACCAACGGACGCGGAACGGGCAGACGCGTACGGGATCGTCGTCCTCCGCCACGCCTCCCCGAACCACCACGCCCTCCACCCCGTCCACCCCGTCCACGCCGTCCAGGCCCTCCGGCGGCGGCAGCAGCAGTGGAGGCGGCTGGGCGGCCATCGCCGTACTGCTCGCCCTCGCGCTCTTCGCCTGGCAGCCCTGGGAGGGCGACGAGACCGGCGGCTCGTCAGGCAGCACCTCCGTGGGCGCGTCCAGCAGCACCTCCGGCGGCACGAGCGGCGACTCGGACACGACGTCCGGAACGGACTCCCTCACCTCCTCGGGCGGTTCGGGCGACAGCGGTACGGACTCCTCCGTCGGCGGCACGAGCAGCAGCGGCGGCACAAGCAGCAGCGGCACGAGCGGTGACGAGGACGGCGACGACGACAGGGAGCCCGCCCCGGATCCGACCGCGGAGGCGTTCAAAGACGTCTCCTCGGGCGACTGCCTCACCGTCTACGACACGGGCCGCGGCGGCGGCAGCATCGACTGGAGCGCCGACGTGCCGCCCGACCCCGTGTCCTGCGGCAGCAACCGGGCGCACGTACAGGTCACCAGCGTCACCAGCGGCAGCTGCCCGAACGACGTGGACAAGGCGCGCTGGAGCTACAGTTCGGGCGGCGAACGCACCAGCCTCTGTCTGCAGCGCATCTACCACCGCGGCTACTGCCTGCTCGGTACGACGTCCGGTGACCGTATCCGGCTGAGCGGCATGACGCTGATCGACTGCCGGAGCAGTACGGTGCCCGCGGGGTTCGACCGCATCATGCACGTCACGGGCGTATACCGGGCCACGGCGGGCTCCGGCAGCAGCAACTGCGGCACCCCGGCCCCGGGCCAGAACCGCTACCGCTCGTACACCGTCAACAACGGCCGGACACTGCTCTGCACCCGGGTCTTCAGCGACTAG